Proteins co-encoded in one Gouania willdenowi chromosome 1, fGouWil2.1, whole genome shotgun sequence genomic window:
- the LOC114467650 gene encoding peptidyl-prolyl cis-trans isomerase FKBP8-like isoform X1, whose amino-acid sequence MVVYQSSDSVPVMKSGKEIVMDQSMRETDLQPPTGEWLDIFGNGRLKKKVLQPGGGRDSWPHHGQIVKIHLKTRLLDGTLVEELPEFSFTLGDEKVIPALNVALQIMGMGEKAIIQTDGRYEYGTRGNLYPETPLKAELEVKLLEATDAPDLKLLSPTEKIALATCKREQGNVLYQRGAYDYAIHKYDTALQITKSISKDDISSQEEMMEVQVKCLNNMAASMLKLEHYDEALQCCNSALICQPENVKALFHMGKVLALQDKYSEAIQTLCKALELEPRNNTVSTMMKKHREHEAAKQAMDEKMLENPSSTHKHQAMDDKMLENPSSTHKHQAKSAWGLSWKWLLGATVVAIGVIALSVAIYARK is encoded by the exons ATG GTTGTTTACCAAAGCAGTGACAGTGTACCAGTCATGAAGAGTGGGAAAGAGATTGTCATGGATCAGTCCATGAGAGAAACTGACCTCCAACCGCCTACTGGTGAGTGGTTAGATATCTTCGGAAATGGCCGGCTAAAGAAAAAGGTGCTGCAgcctggaggaggaagagacagTTGGCCACATCATGGACAGATTGTGAAGATTCATCTAAAAACACGTCTGTTGGATGGGACGCTGGTCGAGGAGCTGCCGGAGTTCTCGTTCACTCTGGGAGACGAAAAAGTGATCCCGGCACTGAATGTGGCATTGCAAATCATGGGAATGGGAGAGAAGGCAATCATCCAGACAGATGGAAGATATGAATATGGAACCCGTGGAAACCTTTACCCTGAAACTCCGTTAAAGGCTGAGCTTGAAGTAAAGCTGCTGGAAGCTACTGATGCTCCAGACCTGAAGCTGCTGTCCCCCACTGAGAAGATTGCTCTGGCCACCTGCAAGAGGGAGCAAGGCAATGTCCTTTATCAGCGCGGAGCCTACGACTACGCCATCCACAAGTATGACACTGCCCTGCAAATAACAAAGTCTATTTCTAAAGACGATATTAGTTCTCAAGAGGAGATGATGGAAGTGCAAGTGAAATGTTTGAACAACATGGCTGCTTCTATGCTGAAACTAGAACACTATGATGAAGCGCTACAGTGCTGTAACTCAGCGCTGATATGTCAGCCTGAAAATGTGAAAGCACTTTTCCACATGGGCAAGGTCCTGGCCTTGCAGGATAAATACTCAGAGGCCATTCAAACACTATGTAAGGCCCTGGAGCTGGAGCCACGCAACAACACAGTCTCCACGATGATGAAGAAGCACCGTGAGCATGAAGCAGCAAAGCAGGctatggatgagaagatgttggagaacccgtccagcacccacaaacatcaggccatggatgataagatgttggagaacccgtccagcacccacaaacatcaggccaagtCAGCATGGGGTTTGAGCTGGAAGTGGCTGCTTGGTGCCACTGTAGTAGCCATTGGCGTCATTGCTCTGTCTGTGGCCATCTATGCTAGAAAGTGA
- the LOC114467650 gene encoding peptidyl-prolyl cis-trans isomerase FKBP8-like isoform X2 yields the protein MKSGKEIVMDQSMRETDLQPPTGEWLDIFGNGRLKKKVLQPGGGRDSWPHHGQIVKIHLKTRLLDGTLVEELPEFSFTLGDEKVIPALNVALQIMGMGEKAIIQTDGRYEYGTRGNLYPETPLKAELEVKLLEATDAPDLKLLSPTEKIALATCKREQGNVLYQRGAYDYAIHKYDTALQITKSISKDDISSQEEMMEVQVKCLNNMAASMLKLEHYDEALQCCNSALICQPENVKALFHMGKVLALQDKYSEAIQTLCKALELEPRNNTVSTMMKKHREHEAAKQAMDEKMLENPSSTHKHQAMDDKMLENPSSTHKHQAKSAWGLSWKWLLGATVVAIGVIALSVAIYARK from the coding sequence ATGAAGAGTGGGAAAGAGATTGTCATGGATCAGTCCATGAGAGAAACTGACCTCCAACCGCCTACTGGTGAGTGGTTAGATATCTTCGGAAATGGCCGGCTAAAGAAAAAGGTGCTGCAgcctggaggaggaagagacagTTGGCCACATCATGGACAGATTGTGAAGATTCATCTAAAAACACGTCTGTTGGATGGGACGCTGGTCGAGGAGCTGCCGGAGTTCTCGTTCACTCTGGGAGACGAAAAAGTGATCCCGGCACTGAATGTGGCATTGCAAATCATGGGAATGGGAGAGAAGGCAATCATCCAGACAGATGGAAGATATGAATATGGAACCCGTGGAAACCTTTACCCTGAAACTCCGTTAAAGGCTGAGCTTGAAGTAAAGCTGCTGGAAGCTACTGATGCTCCAGACCTGAAGCTGCTGTCCCCCACTGAGAAGATTGCTCTGGCCACCTGCAAGAGGGAGCAAGGCAATGTCCTTTATCAGCGCGGAGCCTACGACTACGCCATCCACAAGTATGACACTGCCCTGCAAATAACAAAGTCTATTTCTAAAGACGATATTAGTTCTCAAGAGGAGATGATGGAAGTGCAAGTGAAATGTTTGAACAACATGGCTGCTTCTATGCTGAAACTAGAACACTATGATGAAGCGCTACAGTGCTGTAACTCAGCGCTGATATGTCAGCCTGAAAATGTGAAAGCACTTTTCCACATGGGCAAGGTCCTGGCCTTGCAGGATAAATACTCAGAGGCCATTCAAACACTATGTAAGGCCCTGGAGCTGGAGCCACGCAACAACACAGTCTCCACGATGATGAAGAAGCACCGTGAGCATGAAGCAGCAAAGCAGGctatggatgagaagatgttggagaacccgtccagcacccacaaacatcaggccatggatgataagatgttggagaacccgtccagcacccacaaacatcaggccaagtCAGCATGGGGTTTGAGCTGGAAGTGGCTGCTTGGTGCCACTGTAGTAGCCATTGGCGTCATTGCTCTGTCTGTGGCCATCTATGCTAGAAAGTGA